In a single window of the Patagioenas fasciata isolate bPatFas1 chromosome 22, bPatFas1.hap1, whole genome shotgun sequence genome:
- the NAGLU gene encoding alpha-N-acetylglucosaminidase, with the protein MAAGLGMSLSLLLLLVVVAPRGDAGDARQEAAVRALARRLLGPRAAAVELSVEPALAAGGPDTYRLLSPPGAAVAVAVTGSSGVAAAAGLYRYLRDFCGCHLSWSGAQLRLPDPLPRLRTEIRVTAPGRYRYYQNACTQSYSYVWWDWARWEREIDWMALSGINLAPAFAGQEAAWQRVYRSLGLNQSEIDTYFTGPAFLAWNRMGNLHGWAGPLPPAWHLKQLYLQYRIVERMRSLGMITVLPAFAGHVPQGVLRVFPRVNATRLGGWSRFNCTYSCTYLLDPEDPMFQVIGTLFLKEVIKEFGTDHVYSADTFNEMTPLSSDPAYLSRVSNAVFRSMTGADPKALWLMQGWLFQHQPDFWQPAQVRALLHGVPLGRMIVLDLFAESKPVYQWTESFYGQPFIWCMLHNFGGNHGLFGTVEAINRGPFTARRFPNSTMVGTGLVPEGIEQNDMVYELMNELGWRQEPLDLPSWVTCYAERRYGVPNAAAAAAWRLLLRSVYNCTGVCVNHNRSPLVRRPSLRMDTGLWYNASDVYEAWRLLLSAGAELGASPTFRYDLVDVTRQAAQQLVSDYYVSIRRAFQSHALPELLTAGGVLVYDLLPELDNLLSSHSLFLLGRWLESARAVATSDQEAEQYELNARNQVTLWGPNGNILDYANKQLGGLVLDYYGVRWSLFVSALVESLNSGSPFHQDQFNQAVFQVERGFVYNKKRYPAVPAGDTLDISRKLFLKYYPSALRRGRAGPV; encoded by the exons ATGGCGGCGGGACTGGGGATGTCGctgtcgctgctgctgctgctggtggtggtggcaccgcggggggacgcgggggacgCGCGGCAGGAGGCGGCGGTGCGGGCGCTGGCGCGGCGCTTGCTGGGCCCCCGAGCCGCCGCCGTGGAGCTCTCGGTGGAGCCGGCGCTGGCGGCGGGCGGGCCCGACACCTACCGGCTGCTCTCGCCGCCCGGTGCCGCCGTGGCCGTGGCCgtgacgggctccagcggggtgGCGGCGGCCGCCGGGCTGTACCGCTACCTGCGCGACTTCTGCGGCTGCCACCTCTCCTGGTCCGGTGCGCAGCTCCGCCTGCCCGACCCGCTGCCGCGGCTGCGGACCGAGATCCGCGTCACCGCCCCCGGCAG GTACCGCTACTACCAGAACGCCTGCACCCAGAGCTACTCCTACGTCTGGTGGGACTGGGCGCGCTGGGAGCGGGAGATCGACTGGATGGCGCTGAGTGGCATCAACCTGGCACCGGCTTTCGCGGGGCAGGAGGCGGCCTGGCAGCGG GTGTACCGGTCCCTGGGGCTGAACCAGTCGGAGATCGACACGTACTTCACGGGGCCGGCGTTCCTGGCCTGGAACCGCATGGGGAACCTCCACGGCTGGGCAGGGCCGCTGCCGCCagcctggcacctcaaacagctCTACCTACAG TACCGGATCGTGGAGAGGATGCGCTCGCTGGGGATGATCACGGTGCTGCCGGCCTTCGCGGGCCACGTGCCCCAGGGGGTTCTTCG GGTCTTCCCACGTGTGAACGCCACTCGCCTCGGGGGCTGGAGCCGCTTCAACTGCACCTACTCGTGTACGTACCTGCTGGACCCGGAGGACCCCATGTTCCAGGTGATCGGGACCCTCTTCCTGAAGGAGGTGATCAAGGAGTTTGGCACAGACCACGTCTACAGCGCCGACACCTTCAACGAGATGACTCCGCTCTCCTCCGACCCTGCCTATCTCTCCCGGGTCAGCAACGCTGTTTTCAGGTCGATGACGGGAG CCGACCCCAAGGCGCTGTGGCTGATGCAGGGCTGGCTCTTCCAGCACCAGCCGGATTTCTGGCAGCCGGCGCAGGTGCGAGCCCTGCTGCACGGCGTCCCCCTCGGCAGGATGATCGTTCTCGACCTCTTTGCCGAGTCCAAGCCCGTCTACCAGTGGACAGAGTCCTTCTACGGGCAGCCCTTCATCTGGTGCATGCTGCACAACTTTGGGGGCAACCACGGCCTCTTTGGCACCGTGGAGGCCATCAACCGCGGCCCCTTCACCGCTCGCCGCTTCCCCAACTCCACTATGGTTGGCACCGGGTTGGTGCCCGAGGGCATCGAGCAGAACGACATGGTGTATGAGCTGATGAACGAGCTGGGCTGGCGCCAGGAGCCCCTCGACCTCCCCAGCTGGGTGACCTGCTACGCCGAGCGCCGCTATGGTGTCCCGAACGCCGCGGCGGCCGCCGCTTGGCGGCTGCTCCTCCGCAGCGTCTACAACTGCACCGGGGTCTGCGTGAACCACAACCGCAGCCCGCTGGTGCGCCGGCCCTCCCTGCGCATGGACACGGGGCTGTGGTACAACGCCAGCGACGTCTACGAGGCTTGGCGCCTGCTGCTGAGCGCCGGCGCGGAGCTGGGCGCCAGCCCCACCTTCCGCTACGACCTGGTGGACGTCACCCGGCAGGCGGCCCAGCAGCTGGTGAGCGACTACTACGTGAGCATCCGCCGGGCTTTCCAGAGCCACGCGCTGCCGGAGCTGCTGACGGCCGGCGGCGTGCTGGTGTACGACCTGCTGCCGGAGCTGGACAACCTCCTGTCCAGCCACAGCCTCTTCTTGCTGGGCCGCTGGCTGGAGAGCGCCCGCGCCGTGGCCACCAGCGACCAGGAGGCCGAGCAGTACGAGCTGAACGCGCGGAACCAGGTGACGCTCTGGGGACCCAACGGGAACATCCTGGACTATGCCAACAAGCAGCTGGGGGGGCTGGTGCTGGACTACTATGGCGTGCGCTGGAGCCTCTTTGTCTCCGCGTTGGTGGAGAGCCTCAACTCGGGCAGCCCCTTCCACCAGGACCAGTTCAACCAGGCTGTCTTCCAGGTGGAGAGGGGCTTCGTCTACAACAAGAAGCGCTACCCGGCCGTGCCGGCTGGGGACACGCTGGACATCTCCAGGAAGCTGTTCCTCAAATACTACCCCAGCGCCCTgcggcgcggccgggccgggccggtgtGA